A genomic segment from Rubrobacter tropicus encodes:
- a CDS encoding endonuclease/exonuclease/phosphatase family protein, translating into MAGCPVRVMSFNVRGASHRDGINAWEGRSDLNVKTIKRYGPGVIGFQEVHAPNLAVYKEKLSGYERIMGPAYGTDRVEEFAAIFYDAERFEELDSGGFWLSDTPDESSASWGNEVVRSANWAVLRCLDTGVAFLHANTHLDHLSEHARVEGNRLIVGQTQETLANHGHPPTIVTGDFNCKPGSAPYEVFMGEGFTDTFLAAGNEDGKDAYTFHAFKGSSFKPSDTDKPFGRIDWILVKDPDDRVTVRSHQIPRDADEEAGLYPSDHYPVLADFDLKA; encoded by the coding sequence TTGGCCGGTTGCCCCGTTAGGGTGATGAGCTTCAACGTGAGGGGGGCGTCGCACAGGGATGGGATCAACGCCTGGGAAGGCCGCTCCGACCTCAACGTAAAAACCATAAAGCGGTACGGGCCGGGCGTGATCGGCTTCCAGGAAGTCCACGCCCCGAACCTCGCCGTCTACAAAGAGAAATTGTCCGGCTACGAACGCATCATGGGCCCAGCCTACGGCACGGACCGGGTGGAGGAGTTCGCCGCCATCTTCTACGACGCCGAGAGGTTCGAGGAGCTCGACTCGGGCGGCTTCTGGCTGAGCGACACGCCCGACGAGTCCTCCGCGAGCTGGGGAAACGAGGTGGTCCGCTCCGCCAACTGGGCCGTCCTGCGCTGCCTTGATACGGGCGTGGCCTTCCTCCACGCCAACACCCACCTCGACCACCTCAGCGAACACGCCCGCGTCGAGGGCAACCGCCTCATAGTCGGCCAGACCCAGGAGACCCTGGCGAACCACGGCCACCCGCCTACCATCGTCACGGGAGACTTCAACTGCAAGCCGGGCTCCGCCCCCTACGAGGTCTTCATGGGCGAGGGCTTCACCGACACCTTCCTCGCCGCCGGCAACGAGGACGGCAAAGATGCCTACACCTTCCACGCCTTCAAGGGCTCTAGTTTCAAGCCCAGCGACACGGACAAGCCCTTCGGCCGCATCGATTGGATCCTCGTCAAAGACCCGGACGACCGCGTAACCGTGCGCTCGCACCAGATCCCACGCGACGCCGACGAAGAGGCGGGCCTCTACCCGAGCGACCACTACCCCGTCCTCGCCGACTTCGACCTGAAAGCATAA